Proteins encoded together in one Miscanthus floridulus cultivar M001 chromosome 16, ASM1932011v1, whole genome shotgun sequence window:
- the LOC136511693 gene encoding protein NRT1/ PTR FAMILY 5.10-like: MTGDVAALDYRGATGGWRSALFIIAVEIAERFAFYGVSSNLINYLTGPLGEGTSAAAAAINAWNGVAQLLPLLGVERVELVV, encoded by the exons ATGACCGGCGACGTGGCGGCGCTGGACTACCGCGGTGCCACCGGCGGCTGGAGGTCGGCGCTCTTCATCATAG CGGTGGAGATCGCGGAGCGGTTCGCGTTCTACGGCGTGTCGTCGAACCTGATCAACTACCTGACGGGCCCGCTCGGGGAAGgcacctcggcggcggcggcggccatcaaCGCGTGGAACGGGGTGGCGCAGCTGCTGCCGCTGCTGGGCGTGGAACGCGTGGAACTAGTAGTTTAG